A single genomic interval of Nitrospirota bacterium harbors:
- a CDS encoding type II toxin-antitoxin system VapC family toxin: protein MVLIDTSVWVTHLRNGTPGLETLLNNGDVLCHPFIVGELACGTLKNRNEILSLLQAIPKSVKASHEEVMQFIENYSLMGKGLGYIDIHLLASALLTNVPLWTLDKKLNEVSSKIGLVY, encoded by the coding sequence ATGGTTCTTATTGATACTTCGGTGTGGGTAACACACCTGCGAAACGGAACTCCCGGGCTTGAAACGTTGTTAAACAACGGTGACGTCCTCTGTCATCCCTTTATCGTTGGGGAGCTCGCCTGCGGAACTCTCAAAAACAGAAATGAAATTCTTTCACTCCTTCAGGCAATTCCTAAATCCGTTAAGGCAAGTCATGAAGAAGTTATGCAATTCATTGAGAATTATAGCCTTATGGGAAAAGGTTTAGGGTACATTGATATCCACTTGCTTGCTTCAGCTTTATTGACAAATGTTCCTCTTTGGACGCTTGATAAAAAATTAAATGAAGTGTCTTCAAAAATAGGGTTAGTGTATTAG
- a CDS encoding type II toxin-antitoxin system VapB family antitoxin: protein MRTTLNIENKLLDKASKLTGIKEKTSLVRLGLEALIARESGKRLVELGGTEKKLKMIPRRRTVNT, encoded by the coding sequence ATGAGAACTACTTTGAACATAGAGAATAAGCTACTCGACAAAGCATCAAAATTAACTGGGATTAAGGAAAAAACCTCTCTGGTCAGGCTAGGTCTGGAAGCATTGATTGCGCGGGAAAGTGGCAAGAGACTTGTTGAACTGGGGGGAACCGAAAAGAAATTGAAAATGATACCGCGCAGAAGAACCGTAAATACATAG
- a CDS encoding type II toxin-antitoxin system RelE/ParE family toxin, protein MAQTIIRWSPRAVSNLEDICIYIAKDSRFFASFFAQKVFSIIKSLPKFSKSGRMVPEYGDETIREKIYKNYRIVYRINGPIIEIVAICHGTKPLKDLI, encoded by the coding sequence ATGGCTCAAACAATAATCCGGTGGTCTCCACGAGCTGTTTCAAACCTTGAGGATATTTGCATTTATATTGCTAAGGATTCAAGGTTCTTTGCGTCCTTTTTTGCCCAGAAAGTATTTTCAATAATCAAATCCCTTCCCAAATTTTCTAAATCTGGAAGAATGGTTCCAGAATACGGAGATGAAACCATTCGAGAAAAAATTTATAAAAATTATAGAATTGTGTACAGAATCAATGGACCAATCATCGAAATTGTAGCAATCTGTCATGGAACTAAACCCTTAAAGGACCTTATTTAA